Below is a genomic region from Virgibacillus dokdonensis.
ACGTAAATTACCACTGTTTTCCTGTAAAATATAACAGGCCTCATCTGACTTCAATTGAAACATGCTAATAAGAATAGCTGCCTTTAAATTAAACTCAGATTCCTGCAAAGCCTTTTTTGCTTCATGTTCTGTAACATTAGCAATGTCACATACTATACTAACAGCTCTATCTCTTAATTTTTGATTCGTTGCTTGAACATCAACCATATAATTATTATATACTTTTCCATTTTTTATCATAGAAATAGTCGATATCATATTTAAAACCAACTTCTGAGCCGTACCTGCTTTCAAACGAGTAGAGCCTTGAATAACTTCTTCTCCTACAAGAAGTTCAATAGGATAATCGACTAATTGACTTATTTTTGTATTTTCCTTACAGACAATACAAGCAGTAGGTATATGCTGTTTTTTTGCTTGCTTAATTCCACCAATAACATAAGGTGTTTGACCGCTTGCTGCAATAGCGATTAGGAAATCTTTTGATGATAGATGCTGTTTCGCATCATGTTCCCCCGATTCTACACTATCCTCTGCATTTTCAATTGCTTGTCTGATCGCATTTTCCCCACCAGCAATCAAAGCAGTGAACAGATCGGGTTGAACCCCAAAAGTTGGTGGACATTCCGATGCATCTAGTACACCCATTCTTCCACTTGTGCCTGCCCCCATATATATAATTTTTCCGCCATTCTTAATCGTTTCGGTTACTTTTTGAATAACGGGCTCAATCTGATGAAAAGCTTTTTCTACAGAAACAGGAACCGTCGTATCTTCTTTATTCATATAAACCATAATTTCTTTAATAGACATTTGATCTAAACCCATTTAAAAGAACCTCTCTTCAATTTTGAGCTACATTCGTTTAACGTCCATGTAAAGCTAGTGAATAATTTTTTCAAAAGCTGCCACACCAAATTTATGTAACTCAAATTGTTTTCATTTTTCTTCGAAGCCAAACTTATCCCATGGCTGCAGATGATCAAGAAGTAATACCTCTTCCTCACGTATTCTGCCAACAACATTGGACTTACCTGAATTCACCATATCTTGCAATGCAATTTGTAACTCTCCAGCATATTGTTTATATAAATCACTTTCAATAATAATATCCCCGCGCTTTATATTCGGTGTATGATGCACAGGGAAAGAATGCCCTCGATACTTGACCCGACTTTGAGTAGACCGAATTAAATAATCAGATACATCCCCACGATAGAAATGTGGTTCATCAAAAATAATTTTTCTCTCCAAGTCAGAGATTCCTTCTTCTACTTTTATTGAAAAAATAATTTTTTCACGCTGTAGCGTACTCAGCTTCTTTAGCTCTTCTTCAGATGCATAAGCATTGCCAATAATTACATCGTCAATTAAATTGGTAGCCCATAAATGTTTTGCCTGTACTTCAATAGGTAATGTACGGTGCATTTCCAAAGTAGGAAGGCCTTCCATAATAGGCCATGGTCCATAAGTCGCATCGGAAGAAGATACAAATGCTGCTGTTCTTAAACCGTAATCTTTAAATTTCTTACTACACTGTATAAAAAAGTCATAAGCAAGACCTGAATACCTATGTGGATAAAAATTATGACAGCCTACTAACTTTTCTTTATTAGGACGATAACTCATGATATTATCTAAGTATTTCGTTGCGTTACTCATGTTTATTTCTATCTTTAATTCATACGGATTAAAAGTCATTTGCGCTTCTTCATTTCCAGTAAAGCCAAGATCTAATCGAATACCATCAACACCTAATGCATTAAAAAATGATAAATCATTATATGAAATATTTAATTCTGAAAAAACTCTTGGATTTATATCACAAATTACTTCCATACCCAGTTGTTTGGAGAACTGAATGGTTTGTTTAAAGTGTTCAATAATTTTCTCAGCATCACCTTCCATGGATAGAAGGCATGTAAAAATACGAGTAAAACCATATTTATGCGCCAATTCAATATACGCTAAATCATCTTCCACCCTTGAATGATTCGGGTATATAGAAATCCCCAAGTTTCTCATCTAATCACCTCTATCATGATAATTTTGTTTCTAAGCAATGAATTCGTTGTAGCATTTTTATCATCTGTTCAATTAAAGATATTTCACTAATGGATGTCATTAGATGGTCTTGGGCATGCACCATTAATAATGACATCTTCACTGGTTCATCATTTATTTCTGCTTGAATTAATTTCGTTTGCGTATTATGCGCTTTCGTTAATTGCTCTTGTGCTTCCTTCAATTTTTCTTCTGCATCGGAAAATGCGCTCTCATAAGCTAACTCCAGAGCTTTGTAGGCAGTAGCTTTCGCGTCACCACCGTGGGAAATAATAGAAAAAATATCCATTTCTACATTCATGATATAGACCTCCTTAGCTATTTATCAACATCATATCATACTTAAAATAAAATTTTAAGTTTTATTTTTTTATATTGAATTTTTCTTTCACATACTATATAATCAATGTATGTGAAACCCTTTTCACATTTTCACGACTTATACAAATTGAGGAGGTAATAAAATGAAAGTGTTATTTGTATGTTCTGGGGGAATGTCTAGCGCAATTGTAGTTAAGGCGCTAAAGACGGAAGCGAAAAAACATGGGCATGAAATGGAAGTCCACGCTATTGGAACAAGTGAGGTTGAACAAGAAATGCAAAAAGAGTGGGATGTTTGTATGGTCGCACCACAAATTAAACACCGCTTTGACCAAGTCAAAGTGCATGCGGACGAAGCAGGAGTTCCTTGTGGAGCAATTCCAGCACAAGCTTACACGCCATTAGGTGGTCCTTTACTATACAAAACTCTAAATGAACTCATCAAGTAAAGCGAAGGGGAGAGATTACCTTGAGTAAATTTGTAGATTTTATGGAAAATAAACTATCCGCTCCTATGGCACGTTTATCGGAACAACGTCATTTATTAGCTGTTCGAGATGGAGTTATTTCTGCATTACCTTTTATTATTGTTGGATCATTCTTTTTAATCTTTGCTTTTCCGCCATTACCACAGGATTGGTCAATTACACAATGGGCAACAGCGCATGCTGCAGAAATTTTAATTCCATACCGAATGACCATGTTTATTATGTCATTATACATAGCATTTGGTATTGGCTATAATCTAGCGAAGTCCTATAAAGTAGACCCTTTATCCGGAGCGCAAATCGCTGTTGCGGCTCTACTATTAACCCTAACGCCAACTGCTCTTGATGAATTAGGGTTTGTTCTACCAATGCAATATTTAGGTGGACATGGACTATTTGTTACCATTATTGTATCCATTCTTGCTGTAGAAATATTTAGAGTTTGTAAACAAAAACAAATTACCATTAAATTACCTGAGCAAGTACCATCTTCGGTTTCTCGCTCATTCGAAGCACTTATTCCCGTTGCCATAGTAATCATCTTAATGTCAACCATTACCGTTGTAATGGGAGTAAATCTACATCATGTAGTCGATAAATTAGTTGCTCCATTAGTAACTGCAGGCGATAGCTTATTCGGTGTATTAGTACCAGTATTTCTCATCACTTTCTTCTGGTCATTCGGTATACATGGGGTTTCTGTCGTAGGTTCTATTGCAAGGCCACTATGGGAAGTATATCTTGTTAACAACTCTCAAGCAGTGGCAGATGGAGCTTCGACCATTCCGCATATCGCACCAGAAACTTTTTACCAATGGTTTATTTGGATAGGTGGTTCTGGGGCTACATTAGGTCTCGTTATTGCGATGTTGCTTTTCGCAAGATCTAAATACATTAAAAATTTGGGTAGAGCTACGATCGTTCCTAGTTTGTTTAATATAAACGAACCAGTTATTTTCGGGGCACCAATTGTTCTTAATCCCTTATTGATTATTCCGTTTATTATTACGCCAATTGTTACAGCGATTATTGCTTATTTTGCAACATCTATAGGATTAGTAAGCCCGACATATATTATGCCACCATGGACATTACCAGCTCCAATTGGTGCATACTTATCCACTGGTGGTGATTGGCGAGCTGTTGTATTAGTACTAATAAATATTACCATATCTGTAACAATCTATATGCCGTTCTTAAAGCTATATGATAAAAAAATGATAGCTATGGAACAAGGAGAGGAATAAGAAAATAACATTACAATGGGACAGGCATCCAAAGCATTAGGCTCCCATTCATTATTATCGGAGTGTAATAATATGAAAGAATTTGGAGTGCAAGGTGGAACGCAGCTATATGGGATCAATTTCATCCTTGCGTAAGACGTTCATTTTTCCTATGCAGCAATGAAGAAAAGAGAATAGAAGGTGTTCTCTTTTCTTTTTACTCTATAGATGAGGTGAAAATATGATTCAATCCAAAGGCATCATCCCTAGAATTAGTTTTAAAGGGGTATTTGTGTTTATGTCAATAACCATTTTAGGGTTATTGCTGTTTCCCACCCTTTTCATGACTTTAGGTATTACTAAAACAGCTAGTTTTTTTATCGCTTGTACCATTTCTTCATCCATTGGTAGTATGCTCGTTTTAACTAAAATTGATGGAAAACCTACTGAAAGAATCTATTTCAGAAAAAGAATAGCGCTTTCAATGATTGTCGGACTTTTATCAAGTGCACTCATTATTTTTGTTTTTGGAGGAGATATTTTTGGATACTAAAGGTATAAAACTTGTCACTATTGGCGGTGGATCAAGCTATACACCAGAATTTGTGGAAGGCATTATTAAACGGTATAACGAATTACCAGTCAAGGAGCTCTGGCTTGTCGATATCGAAGACGGCAAAGAAAAACTTGATATTGTAGGAAACCTAGCTCGAAGAATGGTTAAAAAAGCCAACATCCCGATGGAAGTACATTTAACTTTAGATAGAGAAACTGCTTTACAAAATGCGGACTTTGTAACTACACAAATTCGAGTCGGATTGTTAGATTCAAGAATTAAAGATGAAAGGATACCAATTAAACACGGAATGATTGGCCAAGAAACAAATGGTGCTGGCGGATTATTTAAAGCCCTTCGAACCATTCCAGTATTAATGGAGATTGCTGAAGACATGCAAAAATTATGTCCAAACGCTTGGTTAATTAATTTTACAAATCCAGCAGGTATCGTTACGGAAGCATTAGTAAAATATAGTAAACATAAAAAAGTGGTTGGTGTTTGTAATGTACCAATTAATATGAAAATTACTATTGCAGACCTTTTAAGCGTGCCTGAAGAAAAAGTTCAAATTGAATTCGCAGGTTTAAACCATATGTCTTATGGTACGGATGTATTTGTAGACGGGGAATCAAAATTAGCGGAAGTGATTGAATTATTGGCTAAACCTGAAAATCAACTATCTATGAACAATATAGCACCTCTTCCATGGGAAGAAGAATTTATTAAAGCACTTCATATGATACCTTCTCCTTATCATCGTTATTATTATAAGACGAAGGAAATTTTAGCTAATGAACAAAAAGAATACCAAGAAGGAAAAACAAGAGCAGAAACAGTCAAAGAGCTGGAAAGTAAGTTATTTGAACTTTATAAAGATCCAGACCTAAATATTAAACCACCCCAACTTGCTGAAAGAGGTGGCGCATACTATAGTAATGTCGCTTGTAATCTTATTTCATCTATTTATAACAATACAGGAGACATCCAAACGCTTAATGTTGTGAACAACGGAGCAATTTCCAGTCTTCCTGACAACACTGTAGTCGAAGTGAACTG
It encodes:
- a CDS encoding 6-phospho-beta-glucosidase; the encoded protein is MDTKGIKLVTIGGGSSYTPEFVEGIIKRYNELPVKELWLVDIEDGKEKLDIVGNLARRMVKKANIPMEVHLTLDRETALQNADFVTTQIRVGLLDSRIKDERIPIKHGMIGQETNGAGGLFKALRTIPVLMEIAEDMQKLCPNAWLINFTNPAGIVTEALVKYSKHKKVVGVCNVPINMKITIADLLSVPEEKVQIEFAGLNHMSYGTDVFVDGESKLAEVIELLAKPENQLSMNNIAPLPWEEEFIKALHMIPSPYHRYYYKTKEILANEQKEYQEGKTRAETVKELESKLFELYKDPDLNIKPPQLAERGGAYYSNVACNLISSIYNNTGDIQTLNVVNNGAISSLPDNTVVEVNCTVTNKGPIPLAVGALPSPINGLIQQIKSFELAAIEAAVTGSYEKALLALCINPLITDDGKAKVILDELLEAHKEYLPQFQ
- a CDS encoding PTS sugar transporter subunit IIB, with the translated sequence MKVLFVCSGGMSSAIVVKALKTEAKKHGHEMEVHAIGTSEVEQEMQKEWDVCMVAPQIKHRFDQVKVHADEAGVPCGAIPAQAYTPLGGPLLYKTLNELIK
- a CDS encoding PTS sugar transporter subunit IIC — its product is MSKFVDFMENKLSAPMARLSEQRHLLAVRDGVISALPFIIVGSFFLIFAFPPLPQDWSITQWATAHAAEILIPYRMTMFIMSLYIAFGIGYNLAKSYKVDPLSGAQIAVAALLLTLTPTALDELGFVLPMQYLGGHGLFVTIIVSILAVEIFRVCKQKQITIKLPEQVPSSVSRSFEALIPVAIVIILMSTITVVMGVNLHHVVDKLVAPLVTAGDSLFGVLVPVFLITFFWSFGIHGVSVVGSIARPLWEVYLVNNSQAVADGASTIPHIAPETFYQWFIWIGGSGATLGLVIAMLLFARSKYIKNLGRATIVPSLFNINEPVIFGAPIVLNPLLIIPFIITPIVTAIIAYFATSIGLVSPTYIMPPWTLPAPIGAYLSTGGDWRAVVLVLINITISVTIYMPFLKLYDKKMIAMEQGEE
- a CDS encoding PTS lactose/cellobiose transporter subunit IIA, with the protein product MNVEMDIFSIISHGGDAKATAYKALELAYESAFSDAEEKLKEAQEQLTKAHNTQTKLIQAEINDEPVKMSLLMVHAQDHLMTSISEISLIEQMIKMLQRIHCLETKLS
- the murQ gene encoding N-acetylmuramic acid 6-phosphate etherase — translated: MGLDQMSIKEIMVYMNKEDTTVPVSVEKAFHQIEPVIQKVTETIKNGGKIIYMGAGTSGRMGVLDASECPPTFGVQPDLFTALIAGGENAIRQAIENAEDSVESGEHDAKQHLSSKDFLIAIAASGQTPYVIGGIKQAKKQHIPTACIVCKENTKISQLVDYPIELLVGEEVIQGSTRLKAGTAQKLVLNMISTISMIKNGKVYNNYMVDVQATNQKLRDRAVSIVCDIANVTEHEAKKALQESEFNLKAAILISMFQLKSDEACYILQENSGNLREAIMDIQREGK
- a CDS encoding DUF871 domain-containing protein, which produces MRNLGISIYPNHSRVEDDLAYIELAHKYGFTRIFTCLLSMEGDAEKIIEHFKQTIQFSKQLGMEVICDINPRVFSELNISYNDLSFFNALGVDGIRLDLGFTGNEEAQMTFNPYELKIEINMSNATKYLDNIMSYRPNKEKLVGCHNFYPHRYSGLAYDFFIQCSKKFKDYGLRTAAFVSSSDATYGPWPIMEGLPTLEMHRTLPIEVQAKHLWATNLIDDVIIGNAYASEEELKKLSTLQREKIIFSIKVEEGISDLERKIIFDEPHFYRGDVSDYLIRSTQSRVKYRGHSFPVHHTPNIKRGDIIIESDLYKQYAGELQIALQDMVNSGKSNVVGRIREEEVLLLDHLQPWDKFGFEEK